In Neovison vison isolate M4711 chromosome 11, ASM_NN_V1, whole genome shotgun sequence, one genomic interval encodes:
- the RAPGEF2 gene encoding rap guanine nucleotide exchange factor 2 isoform X17 produces the protein MAFLVRCYANCLQPWSSKLPADFTKLHLTDSLHPQVTHVSSSHSGCSITSDSGSSSLSDIYQATESEAGDMDLSGLPETAVDSEDDDDEEDIERASDPLMSRDIVRDCLEKDPIDRTDDDIEQLLEFMHQLPAFANMTMSVRRELCAVMVFAVVERAGTIVLNDGEELDSWSVILNGSVEVTYPDGKAEILCMGNSFGVSPTMDKEYMKGVMRTKVDDCQFVCIAQQDYCRILNQVEKNMQKVEEEGEIVMVKEHRELDRTGTRKGHIVIKGTSERLTMHLVEEHSVVDPTFIEDFLLTYRTFLSSPMEVGKKLLEWFNDPSLRDKVTRVVLLWVNNHFNDFEGDPAMTRFLEEFENNLEREKMGGHLRLLNIACAAKAKRRLMTLTKPSREAPLPFILLGGSEKGFGIFVDSVDSGSKATEAGLKRGDQILEVNGQNFENIQLSKAMEILRNNTHLSITVKTNLFVFKELLTRLSEEKRNGAPHLPKIGDIKKASRYSIPDLAVDVEQVIGLEKVNKKSKANTVGGRNKLKKILDKTRISILPQKPYNDIGIGQSQDDSIVGLRQTKHIPTALPVSGTLSSSNPDLLQSHHRILDFSTTPDLPDQVLRVFKADQQSRYIMISKDTTAKEVVIQAIREFAVTATPDQYSLCEVSVTPEGVIKQRRLPDQLSKLADRIQLSGRYYLKNNMETETLCSDEDAQELLRESQISLLQLSTVEVATQLSMRNFELFRNIEPTEYIDDLFKLKSKTSCANLKKFEEVINQETFWVASEILRETNQLKRMKIIKHFIKIALHCRECKNFNSMFAIISGLNLAPVARLRTTWEKLPNKYEKLFQDLQDLFDPSRNMAKYRNVLNSQNLQPPIIPLFPVIKKDLTFLHEGNDSKVDGLVNFEKLRMIAKEIRHVGRMASVNMDPALMFRTRKKKWRSLGSLSQGSTNATVLDVAQTGGHKKRVRRSSFLNAKKLYEDAQMARKVKQYLSNLELEMDEESLQTLSLQCEPATNTLPKNPGDKKPVKSETSPVAPRAGSQQKAQVQAQPQQPQAQHKINQGLQVPAVSLYPSRKKVPVKDLPPFGINSPQALKKILSLSEEGSLERHKKQAEDTISNASSQLSSPPTSPQSSPRKGYTLAPSGTVDNFSDSGHSEISSRSSIVSNSSFDSMHDERRQRHSVSIVETNLGVGRMERRTLIEPDQYSLGSYAPMSENRGLYATATVISSPSTEELSQDQGDRASLDAADSGRGSWTSCSSGSHDNIQTIQHQRSWETLPFGHTHFDYSGDPAGLWASSSHMDQIMFSDHSTKYNRQSQSRESLEQAQSRASWASSTGYWGEDSEGDTGTIKRRGGKDVSIEAESSSMTSVTTEETKPVPMPAHIAVTSSTAKGLIVRKEGRYREPPPTPPGYIGIPITDFPEGHSHPARKPPDYNVALQRSRMVARPTDTAGPSPVPQAHGHPAGGRPVSKPQWHKPNECDPRLAPYQSPGFSTEEDEDEQVSAV, from the exons GCCACAGAAAGTGAGGCTGGTGATATGGACCTGAGTGGGTTGCCAGAAACAGCAGTGGATTCTGAGGATGACGATGATGAAGAAGACATTGAGAGGGCGTCAGATCCTCTGATGAGTAGGGACATTGTGAGAGACTGTCTAGAGAAGGATCCAATTGACAGGACGGATGATGACATTG AACAACTCTTAGAATTTATGCACCAGTTGCCTGCTTTTGCCAATATGACAATGTCGGTGAGACGAGAACTCTGTGCCGTGATGGTGTTTGCAGTGGTAGAAAGAGCTGGGACCATAGTGTTAAACGATGGTGAAGAG CTGGATTCCTGGTCAGTGATTCTGAATGGTTCTGTGGAAGTAACTTatccagatggaaaagcagaAATATTATGTATGGGAAATAGTTTCGGTGTCTCTCCTACCATGGACAAAGAATACATGAAAGGAGTAATGAGAACGAAAGTGGATGACTGCCAG TTTGTCTGTATAGCCCAGCAAGATTACTGCCGTATCCTCAACCAAGTAGAAAAGAACATGCAAAAAgttgaggaggaaggagaaattgTTATGGTAAAAGAACACCGAGAACTCGATAGAACCGGAACAAGAAAGGGGCACATTGTCATCAAG GGCACCTCAGAGAGATTAACAATGCATTTAGTGGAAGAGCATTCGGTGGTGGACCCAACATTCATAGAGGACTTCCTGTTGACCTATAGGACTTTTCTTTCTAGCCCAATGGAAGTGGGCAAAAAGTTATTGGAGTGGTTTAATGACCCGAGCCTCAGGGATAAG GTTACACGGGTAGTATTATTGTGGGTGAATAATCACTTCAATGACTTTGAAGGAGATCCTGCAATGACTCGATTTCTAGAAGAATTTGAAAATAACCTGGAAAGAGAG AAAATGGGTGGACATCTAAGGCTGTTAAATATTGCATGTGCGGCTAAAGCAAAAAGAAGATTGATGACATTAACAAAACCATCCCGAGAAGCTCCTTTGCCTTTTATCTTACTTGGCGGCTCAGAGAAGGGATTTGGAATCTTTGTTGACAGTGTAGATTCAGGTAGTAAAGCAACTGAAGCAGGCTTGAAACGAGGGGATCAG atattagaAGTAAATGGtcaaaactttgaaaatattcagCTGTCAAAAGCCATGGAAATTCTTCGAAATAACACACACTTATCGATCACTGTGAAAACCAATTTATTTG tATTTAAAGAACTTCTAACAAGATtgtcagaagagaaaagaaatggtgcCCCTCACCTTCCTAAAATTGGAGACATCAAAAAGGCCAGTCGCTACTCCATTCCAGATCTCGCTGTAGATGTAGAACAGGTGATAGGacttgaaaaagtaaataaaaaaagtaaagccAATACTGTTGGAGGGAGGAACAAGCTAAAAAAGATACTTGACAAGACTCGGATCAGTATCTTACCACAGAAACCATATAA TGATATTGGGATTGGTCAGTCTCAGGACGACAGCATAGTGGGGTTAAGGCAGACGAAGCACATCCCCACTGCACTGCCCGTCAGCGGAACCTTGTCATCCAGCAATCCTGACTTGTTGCAGTCACATCACCGCATTTTAGACTTCAGTACGACTCCGG ACTTGCCAGATCAAGTGTTAAGGGTTTTTAAGGCTGACCAGCAAAGCCGATACATCATGATCAGTAAGGACACCACAGCGAAGGAAGTCGTCATTCAGGCCATCAGGGAGTTTGCTGTGACTGCCACTCCAGATCAATATTCACTGTGCGAGGTCTCCGTCACACCTGAGGGTGTAATCAAACAAAGACGACTTCCAGATCAGCTTTCCAAACTTGCTGATAGAATACAACTGAGTGGAAG GTATTACTTGAAAAACAACATGGAGACGGAAACTCTTTGTTCAGATGAAGATGCTCAGGAGCTGTTGAGGGAGAGTCAAATCTCCCTCCTGCAGCTTAGTACTGTTGAAGTTGCCACACAGCTCTCCATGCGGAATTTTGAACTTTTCCGTAACATTGAACCTACTGAATATATAGATGATTTATTTAAACTCAAATCCAAAACCAGCTGTGCCAACCTGAAGAAATTTGAAGAAGTAATTAACCAAGAAACATTTTGGGTAGCATCTGAAATTCTGAGAGAGACAAACCAGCTGAAGAGGATGAAGATCATTAAGCATTTCATCAAGATAGCACTACACTGCAGGGAATGCAAGAATTTTAACTCAATGTTTGCAATCATCAG tggtCTAAACTTGGCACCAGTGGCAAGACTACGAACCACCTGGGAAAAACTTCCCAATAAATATGAAAagctgtttcaagatctccaagACCTGTTTGATCCCTCCAGAAACATGGCAAAATATCGCAATGTCCTCAACAGTCAAAACCTGCAGCCTCCCATAATCCCCCTGTTCCCCGTTATCAAGAAGGATCTCACGTTCCTTCATGAAG GAAATGACTCAAAAGTCGATGGGCTAGTCAATTTTGAGAAGCTCAGGATGATTGCAAAAGAAATTCGTCATGTCGGCCGTATGGCTTCCGTTAACATGGACCCTGCCCTCATGTTCAGGACTCG gaagaagaaatggaggaGTTTGGG GTCTCTCAGCCAGGGTAGTACAAACGCAACAGTGCTAGACGTTGCTCAGACAGGTGGTCATAAAAAGCGGGTACGTCGTAGTTCCTTCCTCAATGCCAAAAAGCTCTATGAAGATGCCCAAATGGCTCGAAAAGTAAAGCAGTACCTGTCCAATTTGGAGCTAGAAATGGATGAGGAGAGTCTTCAGACATTATCACTGCAGTGTGAGCCAGCAACCAACACAT TGCCTAAGAATCCTGGTGACAAAAAGCCTGTCAAATCTGAGACCTCCCCAGTGGCTCCAAGGGCAGGGTCGCAGCAGAAAGCACAAGTCCAAGCACAGCCCCAGCAGCCACAGGCCCAGCATAAAATCAACCAAGGACTGCAGGTTCCTGCTGTGTCCCTTTATCCTTCACGAAAGAAAGTACCTGTAAAGGATCTTCCACCTTTTG gcATAAACTCTCCACAagctttaaagaaaattctttctttgtctgaaGAAGGAAGTCTGGAGCGTCATAAAAAACAAGCAGAAGATACTATATCAAATGCGTCTTCACAgctttcttctcctcccacttCTCCACAAAGTTCTCCAAGGAAAG GCTACACGTTGGCTCCCAGCGGTACTGTGGATAATTTTTCAGATTCTGGTCACAGTGAAATTTCTTCCCGATCCAGTATTGTCAGCAACTCTTCCTTTGACTCCATGCACGATGAGCGGCGCCAGAGGCATTCTGTCAGCATCGTGGAAACAAACCTCGGTGTGGGCAGGATGGAAAGGCGGACGCTGATCGAACCAGATCAGTACAGCTTAGG GTCCTATGCACCAATGTCCGAGAACCGAGGCTTATATGCTACAGCTACAGTAATTTCTTCTCCAAGCACAGAGGAACTTTCCCAAGACCAAGGGGACCGTGCTTCACTTGATGCTGCCGACAGCGGCCGTGGGAGCTGGACGTCGTGCTCCAGCGGCTCACATGATAACATACAGACCATCCAGCACCAGAGAAGCTGGGAGACACTTCCATTCGGGCACACTCACTTTGATTATTCAGGGGATCCTGCAGGGTTATGGGCCTCAAGCAGCCATATGGACCAAATTATGTTTTCCGATCATAGCACAAAGTACAACAGGCAAAGTCAAAGTAGAGAGAGTCTTGAACAAGCCCAATCCCGGGCAAGCTGGGCATCTTCCACAGGATACTGGGGAGAAGACTCAGAAGGTGACACAGGCACGATCAAGCGAAGGGGCGGGAAAGATGTTTCCATTGAGGCTGAAAGCAGCAGCATGACCTCTGTGAccacagaagaaaccaaacctgttCCCATGCCGGCCCACATTGCTGTGACATCGAGTACCGCAAAGGGACTCATTG TGCGGAAGGAGGGCAGGTATCGAgagcccccacccacccctcccggcTACATTGGAATCCCCATCACTGACTTTCCAGAAGGCCATTCCCATCCAGCCAGGAAACCTCCAGACTACAACGTGGCACTTCAGAGATCTCGGATGGTTGCCCGACCCACGGACACAGCCGGACCTTCGCCGGTCCCACAGGCACATGGGCACCCGGCCGGTGGCAGGCCCGTGAGCAAACCGCAGTGGCATAAACCCAACGAGTGTGACCCACGCCTCGCCCCGTATCAGTCTCCAGGGTTTTCCACCGAGGAGGATG AAGATGAACAAGTATCTGCTGTTTGA
- the RAPGEF2 gene encoding rap guanine nucleotide exchange factor 2 isoform X18 has protein sequence MKPLAIPANHGVMGQQEKHSLPADFTKLHLTDSLHPQVTHVSSSHSGCSITSDSGSSSLSDIYQATESEAGDMDLSGLPETAVDSEDDDDEEDIERASDPLMSRDIVRDCLEKDPIDRTDDDIEQLLEFMHQLPAFANMTMSVRRELCAVMVFAVVERAGTIVLNDGEELDSWSVILNGSVEVTYPDGKAEILCMGNSFGVSPTMDKEYMKGVMRTKVDDCQFVCIAQQDYCRILNQVEKNMQKVEEEGEIVMVKEHRELDRTGTRKGHIVIKGTSERLTMHLVEEHSVVDPTFIEDFLLTYRTFLSSPMEVGKKLLEWFNDPSLRDKVTRVVLLWVNNHFNDFEGDPAMTRFLEEFENNLEREKMGGHLRLLNIACAAKAKRRLMTLTKPSREAPLPFILLGGSEKGFGIFVDSVDSGSKATEAGLKRGDQILEVNGQNFENIQLSKAMEILRNNTHLSITVKTNLFVFKELLTRLSEEKRNGAPHLPKIGDIKKASRYSIPDLAVDVEQVIGLEKVNKKSKANTVGGRNKLKKILDKTRISILPQKPYNDIGIGQSQDDSIVGLRQTKHIPTALPVSGTLSSSNPDLLQSHHRILDFSTTPDLPDQVLRVFKADQQSRYIMISKDTTAKEVVIQAIREFAVTATPDQYSLCEVSVTPEGVIKQRRLPDQLSKLADRIQLSGRYYLKNNMETETLCSDEDAQELLRESQISLLQLSTVEVATQLSMRNFELFRNIEPTEYIDDLFKLKSKTSCANLKKFEEVINQETFWVASEILRETNQLKRMKIIKHFIKIALHCRECKNFNSMFAIISGLNLAPVARLRTTWEKLPNKYEKLFQDLQDLFDPSRNMAKYRNVLNSQNLQPPIIPLFPVIKKDLTFLHEGNDSKVDGLVNFEKLRMIAKEIRHVGRMASVNMDPALMFRTRKKKWRSLGSLSQGSTNATVLDVAQTGGHKKRVRRSSFLNAKKLYEDAQMARKVKQYLSNLELEMDEESLQTLSLQCEPATNTLPKNPGDKKPVKSETSPVAPRAGSQQKAQVQAQPQQPQAQHKINQGLQVPAVSLYPSRKKVPVKDLPPFGINSPQALKKILSLSEEGSLERHKKQAEDTISNASSQLSSPPTSPQSSPRKGYTLAPSGTVDNFSDSGHSEISSRSSIVSNSSFDSMHDERRQRHSVSIVETNLGVGRMERRTLIEPDQYSLGSYAPMSENRGLYATATVISSPSTEELSQDQGDRASLDAADSGRGSWTSCSSGSHDNIQTIQHQRSWETLPFGHTHFDYSGDPAGLWASSSHMDQIMFSDHSTKYNRQSQSRESLEQAQSRASWASSTGYWGEDSEGDTGTIKRRGGKDVSIEAESSSMTSVTTEETKPVPMPAHIAVTSSTAKGLIVRKEGRYREPPPTPPGYIGIPITDFPEGHSHPARKPPDYNVALQRSRMVARPTDTAGPSPVPQAHGHPAGGRPVSKPQWHKPNECDPRLAPYQSPGFSTEEDEDEQVSAV, from the exons GCCACAGAAAGTGAGGCTGGTGATATGGACCTGAGTGGGTTGCCAGAAACAGCAGTGGATTCTGAGGATGACGATGATGAAGAAGACATTGAGAGGGCGTCAGATCCTCTGATGAGTAGGGACATTGTGAGAGACTGTCTAGAGAAGGATCCAATTGACAGGACGGATGATGACATTG AACAACTCTTAGAATTTATGCACCAGTTGCCTGCTTTTGCCAATATGACAATGTCGGTGAGACGAGAACTCTGTGCCGTGATGGTGTTTGCAGTGGTAGAAAGAGCTGGGACCATAGTGTTAAACGATGGTGAAGAG CTGGATTCCTGGTCAGTGATTCTGAATGGTTCTGTGGAAGTAACTTatccagatggaaaagcagaAATATTATGTATGGGAAATAGTTTCGGTGTCTCTCCTACCATGGACAAAGAATACATGAAAGGAGTAATGAGAACGAAAGTGGATGACTGCCAG TTTGTCTGTATAGCCCAGCAAGATTACTGCCGTATCCTCAACCAAGTAGAAAAGAACATGCAAAAAgttgaggaggaaggagaaattgTTATGGTAAAAGAACACCGAGAACTCGATAGAACCGGAACAAGAAAGGGGCACATTGTCATCAAG GGCACCTCAGAGAGATTAACAATGCATTTAGTGGAAGAGCATTCGGTGGTGGACCCAACATTCATAGAGGACTTCCTGTTGACCTATAGGACTTTTCTTTCTAGCCCAATGGAAGTGGGCAAAAAGTTATTGGAGTGGTTTAATGACCCGAGCCTCAGGGATAAG GTTACACGGGTAGTATTATTGTGGGTGAATAATCACTTCAATGACTTTGAAGGAGATCCTGCAATGACTCGATTTCTAGAAGAATTTGAAAATAACCTGGAAAGAGAG AAAATGGGTGGACATCTAAGGCTGTTAAATATTGCATGTGCGGCTAAAGCAAAAAGAAGATTGATGACATTAACAAAACCATCCCGAGAAGCTCCTTTGCCTTTTATCTTACTTGGCGGCTCAGAGAAGGGATTTGGAATCTTTGTTGACAGTGTAGATTCAGGTAGTAAAGCAACTGAAGCAGGCTTGAAACGAGGGGATCAG atattagaAGTAAATGGtcaaaactttgaaaatattcagCTGTCAAAAGCCATGGAAATTCTTCGAAATAACACACACTTATCGATCACTGTGAAAACCAATTTATTTG tATTTAAAGAACTTCTAACAAGATtgtcagaagagaaaagaaatggtgcCCCTCACCTTCCTAAAATTGGAGACATCAAAAAGGCCAGTCGCTACTCCATTCCAGATCTCGCTGTAGATGTAGAACAGGTGATAGGacttgaaaaagtaaataaaaaaagtaaagccAATACTGTTGGAGGGAGGAACAAGCTAAAAAAGATACTTGACAAGACTCGGATCAGTATCTTACCACAGAAACCATATAA TGATATTGGGATTGGTCAGTCTCAGGACGACAGCATAGTGGGGTTAAGGCAGACGAAGCACATCCCCACTGCACTGCCCGTCAGCGGAACCTTGTCATCCAGCAATCCTGACTTGTTGCAGTCACATCACCGCATTTTAGACTTCAGTACGACTCCGG ACTTGCCAGATCAAGTGTTAAGGGTTTTTAAGGCTGACCAGCAAAGCCGATACATCATGATCAGTAAGGACACCACAGCGAAGGAAGTCGTCATTCAGGCCATCAGGGAGTTTGCTGTGACTGCCACTCCAGATCAATATTCACTGTGCGAGGTCTCCGTCACACCTGAGGGTGTAATCAAACAAAGACGACTTCCAGATCAGCTTTCCAAACTTGCTGATAGAATACAACTGAGTGGAAG GTATTACTTGAAAAACAACATGGAGACGGAAACTCTTTGTTCAGATGAAGATGCTCAGGAGCTGTTGAGGGAGAGTCAAATCTCCCTCCTGCAGCTTAGTACTGTTGAAGTTGCCACACAGCTCTCCATGCGGAATTTTGAACTTTTCCGTAACATTGAACCTACTGAATATATAGATGATTTATTTAAACTCAAATCCAAAACCAGCTGTGCCAACCTGAAGAAATTTGAAGAAGTAATTAACCAAGAAACATTTTGGGTAGCATCTGAAATTCTGAGAGAGACAAACCAGCTGAAGAGGATGAAGATCATTAAGCATTTCATCAAGATAGCACTACACTGCAGGGAATGCAAGAATTTTAACTCAATGTTTGCAATCATCAG tggtCTAAACTTGGCACCAGTGGCAAGACTACGAACCACCTGGGAAAAACTTCCCAATAAATATGAAAagctgtttcaagatctccaagACCTGTTTGATCCCTCCAGAAACATGGCAAAATATCGCAATGTCCTCAACAGTCAAAACCTGCAGCCTCCCATAATCCCCCTGTTCCCCGTTATCAAGAAGGATCTCACGTTCCTTCATGAAG GAAATGACTCAAAAGTCGATGGGCTAGTCAATTTTGAGAAGCTCAGGATGATTGCAAAAGAAATTCGTCATGTCGGCCGTATGGCTTCCGTTAACATGGACCCTGCCCTCATGTTCAGGACTCG gaagaagaaatggaggaGTTTGGG GTCTCTCAGCCAGGGTAGTACAAACGCAACAGTGCTAGACGTTGCTCAGACAGGTGGTCATAAAAAGCGGGTACGTCGTAGTTCCTTCCTCAATGCCAAAAAGCTCTATGAAGATGCCCAAATGGCTCGAAAAGTAAAGCAGTACCTGTCCAATTTGGAGCTAGAAATGGATGAGGAGAGTCTTCAGACATTATCACTGCAGTGTGAGCCAGCAACCAACACAT TGCCTAAGAATCCTGGTGACAAAAAGCCTGTCAAATCTGAGACCTCCCCAGTGGCTCCAAGGGCAGGGTCGCAGCAGAAAGCACAAGTCCAAGCACAGCCCCAGCAGCCACAGGCCCAGCATAAAATCAACCAAGGACTGCAGGTTCCTGCTGTGTCCCTTTATCCTTCACGAAAGAAAGTACCTGTAAAGGATCTTCCACCTTTTG gcATAAACTCTCCACAagctttaaagaaaattctttctttgtctgaaGAAGGAAGTCTGGAGCGTCATAAAAAACAAGCAGAAGATACTATATCAAATGCGTCTTCACAgctttcttctcctcccacttCTCCACAAAGTTCTCCAAGGAAAG GCTACACGTTGGCTCCCAGCGGTACTGTGGATAATTTTTCAGATTCTGGTCACAGTGAAATTTCTTCCCGATCCAGTATTGTCAGCAACTCTTCCTTTGACTCCATGCACGATGAGCGGCGCCAGAGGCATTCTGTCAGCATCGTGGAAACAAACCTCGGTGTGGGCAGGATGGAAAGGCGGACGCTGATCGAACCAGATCAGTACAGCTTAGG GTCCTATGCACCAATGTCCGAGAACCGAGGCTTATATGCTACAGCTACAGTAATTTCTTCTCCAAGCACAGAGGAACTTTCCCAAGACCAAGGGGACCGTGCTTCACTTGATGCTGCCGACAGCGGCCGTGGGAGCTGGACGTCGTGCTCCAGCGGCTCACATGATAACATACAGACCATCCAGCACCAGAGAAGCTGGGAGACACTTCCATTCGGGCACACTCACTTTGATTATTCAGGGGATCCTGCAGGGTTATGGGCCTCAAGCAGCCATATGGACCAAATTATGTTTTCCGATCATAGCACAAAGTACAACAGGCAAAGTCAAAGTAGAGAGAGTCTTGAACAAGCCCAATCCCGGGCAAGCTGGGCATCTTCCACAGGATACTGGGGAGAAGACTCAGAAGGTGACACAGGCACGATCAAGCGAAGGGGCGGGAAAGATGTTTCCATTGAGGCTGAAAGCAGCAGCATGACCTCTGTGAccacagaagaaaccaaacctgttCCCATGCCGGCCCACATTGCTGTGACATCGAGTACCGCAAAGGGACTCATTG TGCGGAAGGAGGGCAGGTATCGAgagcccccacccacccctcccggcTACATTGGAATCCCCATCACTGACTTTCCAGAAGGCCATTCCCATCCAGCCAGGAAACCTCCAGACTACAACGTGGCACTTCAGAGATCTCGGATGGTTGCCCGACCCACGGACACAGCCGGACCTTCGCCGGTCCCACAGGCACATGGGCACCCGGCCGGTGGCAGGCCCGTGAGCAAACCGCAGTGGCATAAACCCAACGAGTGTGACCCACGCCTCGCCCCGTATCAGTCTCCAGGGTTTTCCACCGAGGAGGATG AAGATGAACAAGTATCTGCTGTTTGA